In Acinetobacter wanghuae, the sequence ATTGAGCTGCATATTTTGCTGCAACATTTGCATCACGTGGACGGAAGTAATACTTCGCCGCTAAGGCTTGCCCTTTTGGCGAGTACAAATAATTTAAATACCCTTTGGCTAATTGACGGTTGCCATTTTTATCGACGGTTTTGTCCACGATTGCGACAGATGGCTCTGCCAAAATCGAAATGGACGGATACACAATATCGTATTTATCTTTACCAAGTCCTTGTGTTGCAAGTAATGCTTCATTTTCCCAAGACAGTAAAACATCACCAATACCGCGCTCAGCAAAAGTGGTCAGTGAACCACGCGCACCTGAATCTAAAACTTTGACATTCGCATAGAGTTTTTTCACCAACTCTTTGGCTTTGGCATCATTCCCGCCCGGTTGTTTCAGTGCATATCCCCAAGCAGAAAGATAAATCCAACGCGGTGCACCGCCTGTTTTTGGATTAGGCGTAATAATTTCAACACCCGGTTTGGTTAAGTCATTCCAGTCTTTAATTTTCTTCGGATTGCCTTTACGCACTAAAAAGACGATGGTCGAGGTATAGGGTGCAGAATTATTTTTAAATTCTTTTTGCCAACCCGGTTGAATCAAACCCGCTGCAACAATTTCTTCAATGTCATTGGCAAGGGCTAAAGTCACGACATCTGCTTGCAAACCATCAACAACTGAACGTGCCTGCTTGCCAGAACCGCCATGGGATTGCTTAAAATTAACCGCTTGTCCGGTTTTTTGTTTCCAGTATTTGCCAAATTCAATGTTGTATTCTTGGTAAAATTCACGTGTTGGATCGTAAGAAACGTTTAAAAAATCTTTCGCAAATACCTGCGTTGCCGAAAAACCACCCAGTAAAACCCATGCTGCTGAAACGATTATTTTTTTTCATTATTTAAAACTCAACATTGATATTTCGCTCAATATATAAACAAATAAAATATTTAACAATCATATCCTTATATCAATACATCCAATCTATTGCGCTTTTATAGATATTCAAAATACTGTGTTCTAAAGCAGATAATATTCTAAGTTCCTCGCTAGGATTGAGGCGATCTTCACGCTATCTTCATATTTATTTGTTACAAATATCAGCATTAAGGAAAAACTTGCAATATTGAGTAATTTTCAACGACTGAATATTTATTTTTTTGTAATTTATGTGACGTAGTTCTACTTTTTATCAACTTAATGTGGTTAAATTGTAGTCATGGTAATAAAACAAACGATTCACAAAAATTAATCCAACA encodes:
- a CDS encoding sulfate ABC transporter substrate-binding protein: MIVSAAWVLLGGFSATQVFAKDFLNVSYDPTREFYQEYNIEFGKYWKQKTGQAVNFKQSHGGSGKQARSVVDGLQADVVTLALANDIEEIVAAGLIQPGWQKEFKNNSAPYTSTIVFLVRKGNPKKIKDWNDLTKPGVEIITPNPKTGGAPRWIYLSAWGYALKQPGGNDAKAKELVKKLYANVKVLDSGARGSLTTFAERGIGDVLLSWENEALLATQGLGKDKYDIVYPSISILAEPSVAIVDKTVDKNGNRQLAKGYLNYLYSPKGQALAAKYYFRPRDANVAAKYAAQFPTIQTFTIDKVFGGWAKAQKTHFVNGAIYDQIVSENR